TAAACGCCCAATCCGCACGTAAACAGCAACCAACCCCATAGCGTATGCTCGATCCACACGGCGCAAAATGAGCGTGTCCGCCAATAGCGCCATGCAAACAGTGCTCCGCCAACAAGACTGAGAAGCACGGCGATGTGATTGCGGAATATGACGTGGGACAATGCAAACACGAGAGCGCTTGTCGCGATCATCACCTCTGGCCGTGAAAACAACCGCGCGTAGCGATGAAAGAAAAAAACCCGGTAGATGAACTCCTGCGCCAGCACGGACGTAAAGGGATAGAGCACGATCATCTTCAGCCAGAGTTTCGTTCGCTCGCGCGGCAGGTTGAAAAGCTGATCGGGCAAAAACATCCACACCGCAGCAAGCACCACCGGCACGCCCACGGCAAACAGGATCGCAATTGAACGAACCGTTCCTGACGGCATCGGTGCAAGCAGGCTCTCACGCACGTTGAACGTTTTGTCAAAAGCGGCAAGCGCCGCAAACACGCCAAGCACAGGCCCTAGCG
This portion of the Hyphomicrobiaceae bacterium genome encodes:
- a CDS encoding CPBP family intramembrane glutamic endopeptidase is translated as MQARTRLAIEFALLFIAAPVLMRIAMFDFGVPLFWALGPVLGVFAALAAFDKTFNVRESLLAPMPSGTVRSIAILFAVGVPVVLAAVWMFLPDQLFNLPRERTKLWLKMIVLYPFTSVLAQEFIYRVFFFHRYARLFSRPEVMIATSALVFALSHVIFRNHIAVLLSLVGGALFAWRYWRTRSFCAVWIEHTLWGWLLFTCGLGVYFFANSKNPAWG